One genomic window of Garra rufa chromosome 2, GarRuf1.0, whole genome shotgun sequence includes the following:
- the LOC141325983 gene encoding uncharacterized protein codes for MSYFTCFNCGKSFNRQEDIKIHTGEKPFICKQCGKSFKRKLKLNCHMKVHTGKKPFTCRLCGKSFNQKRMLYAHRRIHTLESRFTCQQCGKSFSRKGSLNRHMNVHTGEKPYSCKQCGKSFTQRGSLYMHMRVHTGEKPHICCQCGKSFSRKGSLNRHMNVHNGEKPYSCKQCGKSFSRKGGLNRHIRVHTGEKPYTCCQCGKSFSRKQSLDKHMNVHTGEKPHTCKQCGKSFSLQENLGRH; via the coding sequence ATGAGTTATTTCACTTGCTTTaattgtggaaaaagtttcaatcGACAAGAAGACattaaaattcacactggagagaagccttttatctgcaaacagtgtgggaaaagtttcaaAAGAAAGCTTAAACTTAATtgccacatgaaagttcacactggaaagaaaccCTTCACCTGTCGTCtgtgtgggaaaagtttcaaTCAAAAACGAATGCTTTACGCCCACAGGCGAATTCACACTTTAGAGAGCcgttttacctgccaacagtgtggaaagagtttcagtagaaaaggaagccttaataggcacatgaatgttcacactggagagaagccttactcatgcaaacaatgtggaaagagtttcactcaaagaGGAAGCCTTTAtatgcacatgagagttcacactggagagaagcctcacatatgctgtcagtgtggaaagagtttcagtagaAAAGGAAGCCTTAATAGGCACATGAACGTTCAcaatggagagaagccttactcatgcaaacaatgtggaaagagtttcagtagaAAAGGAGGCCTTAATAggcacataagagttcacactggagagaagccttacacatgctgtcagtgtggaaagagtttcagtagaAAACAAAGCCTTGACAAGCACATgaatgttcacactggagagaagcctcacacgtgcaaacagtgtggaaagagttttagtctACAAGAAAACCTTGGTAGgcactag